GTGCTTCCCATTCAACACATGCTTTAAAGCTTCAGTTCCTGTGTCCCATCACTAATTTAAGGGGTACATTGTGAACAGAGAAGGATCTTGGAACAAAAAACAGGCAGTTGGCTGCTACAAAGCACTTCCTAGCAGAAAAGTTACACCACATCCGTCTCTTCTTTGCAGGTTCAATGGTCTCCTCATAACGAAACCATCCTCGCTTCCAGCGGCACCGACAGGCGGCTCAACGTGTGGGATCTCAGTAAGATCGGAGAGGAGCAGTCGCCAGAAGATGCTGAGGATGGTCCTCCTGAGCTGCTGGTGAGTTGTGGCCGTAATGATGCAGGGTTGGTGTGAACACATTTTTAAACTGAATCCTAGTACACCACCTAATTTCTCCTGTTTTGTTTGCCTGTAGTTCATCCACGGTGGACACACAGCTAAGATCTCCGACTTCTCGTGGAACCCCAACGAGCCGTGGGTCATCTGTTCTGTATCGGAGGACAACATCATGCAAGTGTGGCAGATGGTAAGAGCTTTGTGTTCCAGTGGATTATGAGGAATCAAATACTTCATTTTAATTtgatagaaaaaaaagtaaaaatgatgAAGAAAATGTTAATGCTACAGTGAGTTTATTATAAGAATAACAGCGAATATGATTTGTGGAAATTCTTCCACAGGCTGAAAATATCTACAACGACGAGGACCCAGAGGGCGCTGCAGATTCAGAGGTCCAGGCATGAGTCCAGTCTTCACGTGTCTTCTTTTGACCTGCTTGTTAAAAATGGATCAGTTTCCCAGTGCTGGCTGTGTATGCAgtaaaatcttttaaaatgcttttttttttaatttttttttttttttagcagcggTGTTTTGTAGAAAAGATGAAATGCTGCACCGTCATCGTGTCACAACTTATTTAAAAAGAACATCTGTTTTGgtcaggatttttcttttttttttttttttttttttttttagatcttgTAGTTTTTCAAACTCAACTCCGGCTTGTAATGAACGCTCACAGACACGACTGTCATCATCCGGTTTGCTCTCCTTAtggatttttatttctttcatcaTTAGCTGTGCAGAAGACGTCTCTACAGTGATCCATTTTTAACACGACTGTACATACTGTaggttttcctttttatttgctTGATATTTGTAGTATGAATTTTCCAGATTGTGTGTCGCCTCTTGtgtaattttattttgtttctctggattttgtttgtgtgttgcttCTGATCTCTTGTGTACCTAAGTATATTCataataaaaatatttacagtAAAGCGTTATACTCTGTTTCTTGGCATTGCGTTTTAAAGGTTGTGTAGAGTCATTTGCTGTAAAACACAATCGGGTAAATGAGCCTCTAGTGGCAAATGTACATAGAAAAATTGGCCTCATTCTGTAAACTAGAACAGTTTTAGCTCGATGTAAACGCAACGGTTTGGTTTGTAGTTGAGACTAATTGCTTGTAATGGAGAATTGTTGGTCTTCCTCTGCAGGAGTGTTGCTGTATTCATTGCTGCCTCTGTAAGACAAATAATAATTTATTCTCAGAATTTCCACTTTATTATGAGTTAAAGCTGTAAACCACTGGTTTAAAATTACCTCAGAAATGTGAGCTCTGTTAAAAGGCCTTTGTTAAGATCCTCCAAATCCTTCTTAGATTTAGTTTGAAGCTCAAATTCTGATTGTAGCTCCCTCAGAGTTTCTTTCAGTTTCTCCACAGTCTCCTGGTAAAGTGAAAGAACGTCAGATTTGGGTTATAACACATATTATACCTTGTGTTCCAGAGTCATTGTACCTTGTAATGTGCTTTGCTCTCATCCTTTTCTGCCTCCATGAGAGCGATCCTCCCCTCTAGACAGGATCTCTGCACCTCCAGTCTCTGTGTGTCCTCTCTCAGAGGCCCCAGGCTGGCCCTCAGGTCCGCTGCTTGCTCCCTGCAGTTTCTCAAAGCTTCCTCCCCGGCCTGCCTTCTCCTCAGCAGGGCCATGAGGCGAGGCTCGTACCAGCCCTCCAGCGCCCTCACGCTGCCGCTGAGACGCCGCTGCAGCCTGATGGAAGCCCGGCGGCACTGACCGACGTCACTCATGGCCCTCGGTCTGCACGCCTTGGAGGCCTGATCCCTGAGGGAGTTGAGCTGGTTCTGGTGGGATTGCTTGAGCTGGGACAACTCCTGGGTCAGACTTAGGATGTAAGCCTTGAGCTCCTCCTatgaacaaatgaaaaatgacaCTTTTGCCACAGTAACAGTACTATAAGTTTTGGCTAGAGTAAGGGGACTGGAGATGACGACTATCCATCAAATTAGATGGATATTATAAAAATTGGTTATGGTCAACAGATCAGAATGACCTCCCTTGGGACTACAAATACTCTCTGCACCTAGATATTCAATGAAAGCAACGAATTAATTAAAAGAATGGGAAATGTTTATCCGGTTGATACTGATGGCAACAATACCAGGAGCGTCTGATCATTTCATGCAGGTTAaatcatttctttaaaaagctCATCCCATTCTGTTGTGTACTTCCTACTTTAACAAATGTTATAAGCCATTTCTGAGTAGAACCTTTTAAGCTGATAACATTTGCTAAATGTAGTAAATTTAGGGGGTTTGGATCATAGTAGTATCGTCAGTTAACAATATAACAGATTTTAAACACTGTTGCTGTTTCATGGGGTTTCCAGCATGATTATCTCTCTCCAAAACATGCTCTCAGAGACTCTTGTGTCACAATATATATAATGTTTGTTTTGTAAGAGTCAAAATTAAATTATCTTGATTATCTAGATTTGTATTTTGCTCCATGGGGGAGGTTTTGcaagcccaattccaaaaaaaacaaaaaaaacagttgtgacactataatgtaaataaaaacagaatgcaatggtTGACAAATCTGagaaaccaatattttattcacaaaagaacatgtaaaaaaaaccaaatcAATTTAATCCTGAAAAAACATGTATCAGAAAAGTTCCCTTTGCCCATTGGACCCATGATgggccaaatgttttcagtctgtGTGGTATTCAGCGCTTGAAAACCAACATGATTTgttatatgtttgttttttctattgAAATTGGGAACAAATATGCACAAAGCAATGGTTTGTCCATACCTGTGTAACAACAGACTGATCCACCTCGTACTTGTGTGCAGCCAGCTCCACTTGGCTCTGGATGCAGACTCTAGCTGTAGCAAACACTTTCCTCTTCACCTGCTGAACCTCCTCATAAACAACGATATAATCCAGCTGAGCCAGAGTGAGCAGCCTCTGCGTCCCCTCGAGCTTCCCTCTGAGGTGCTCCACAACCTGCAGCATAGGTTCCTGCAGATCAACGAGCTCCTGTATCAGCTCGTCCCTCTGCTTCTCCAGATGAGACACTTCCTGGATGCAGTGCTCAAAAAGTTGCCCCAGAGTTTTCACGTCCACCTGGTCCAGCTGTGGCGTGTGGTGTTGTGTGCCTTCATCCACAGGAAAGACAGTCTCTGCTTTGGAGTCAGTGTGCATGTTTTCTGAGATATCTTCCATGTGTGAGTCCTCTGTAGGTGTTGTGTCTTTTCCATCCTCCACTGATCTTTCATTGTCCATGACAAGCTGAGAGGCAAGTTCAGAGGAGACAAGTTGACTGCCATTAATCAGCTACTAATCAACATTAACTGATGGGATTCTGGTTTTCATCATCTGATAAGGTTGTTTTCCATGAATAACAGTTCTGATAGCTGCTAACCTCACAAAGTCATTACAGACTTTCATCAACAAAACATTATGTCTCATATCAAAGGGTAACAGCTCACACTGACACATAATTTTACTTACCTTTCTGGACATGACAGGTCAGACTTTTAGCTTTTCCCCGCTGTGTGTCTGTCTCCAGGAAAACAGTGGCACACTTTGTGCTTATAAATAACACTGGAGGCACTGAGGGGAAACTCTATCTAAGACTCTATCATACCCCCACATGGGAACACAAACTGTGCCAGTGCTGGGAGCAGACCGGCCTACATGCTCCGGATGCATCAGGAAGCACATGTCTGGACCAGCTTGGGTGCCACAGAAAGCTATATTTATACAGTTTGACAGCCTGGCAGCAAGCAACAACGTTATTTAGGTCTCTACTAAAAACATCTGGCCTCTGACAATTGTGCAGGCAAGGGTTTTGCAACAATTGCAGGCCTGTGTATCCCATGTTGGCTTCAGCTCCCTGTTAGTTTGCATGATCTGAGAACAAGATTTGTTTGAAGTATTTTGCATGCCGTCCATCAAATCTTACACAGACAAATGGAAGCAGCCACACACACGAATTACACAACAGGGTTTCGTGAAAGGGTGTTCTTATGGGAATATATTAATTATCAATGGTGCATAGTCTACATTAGTAACACACTCTTTATTCTGTtaaatacaataaagttttgtAAAAAGAAAGCCAACATTTGCACACTTCTCGAGACAAATTGATTCAAAATTATATCTTCATCTAGATTCCCAGTGAAGTCTTTATTTGGCTTGTTCAGTCTTGTGTGTTCTGTTGTCAATTTTCTCAAtaacaaaaccaaaaatacCGAATAAGCCCAATGTTTTACAATGTTAAAGAGGTCCACTTGTAAAATTAAACCTAAATGTGGTCATAATGATATGATAAATAGCAAAGATAATATTCTAATGATTAGAATAGTATTCCGTTGTATTCGATATTATTCAATAAGCATTGTTTACACAGAAAGTGCGTCAAAACTTcatttttaactttaaaaattaaaggatttttaaaatatatatattttacccCCCAATTAGGTCCAAGCCGCTTGTTGTTTCGTTTCTGCGCCGCTAGATGTCCTCACAACACCGACCGTGGCCTGTGGCTCCCACCTGAGCGCGCGCCCTGCCTCCTACAGGTGGGAGCTGCAGGTCGACAGCAGTT
This region of Odontesthes bonariensis isolate fOdoBon6 chromosome 17, fOdoBon6.hap1, whole genome shotgun sequence genomic DNA includes:
- the LOC142366115 gene encoding syncoilin-like — protein: MSRKLVMDNERSVEDGKDTTPTEDSHMEDISENMHTDSKAETVFPVDEGTQHHTPQLDQVDVKTLGQLFEHCIQEVSHLEKQRDELIQELVDLQEPMLQVVEHLRGKLEGTQRLLTLAQLDYIVVYEEVQQVKRKVFATARVCIQSQVELAAHKYEVDQSVVTQEELKAYILSLTQELSQLKQSHQNQLNSLRDQASKACRPRAMSDVGQCRRASIRLQRRLSGSVRALEGWYEPRLMALLRRRQAGEEALRNCREQAADLRASLGPLREDTQRLEVQRSCLEGRIALMEAEKDESKAHYKETVEKLKETLRELQSEFELQTKSKKDLEDLNKGLLTELTFLRGSNEYSNTPAEEDQQFSITSN